A stretch of the Leptospira kirschneri serovar Cynopteri str. 3522 CT genome encodes the following:
- the rpsJ gene encoding 30S ribosomal protein S10, whose product MAGQKIRVKLKAFDHRLIDQSTYEIVATAKRTGATVSGPIPLPTKKEIYTVLRSPHVNKKSREQFELKTHKRLIDILDTNEDTVEALMKLQLPAGVSVDIKS is encoded by the coding sequence ATGGCCGGACAAAAAATTAGAGTAAAACTGAAAGCGTTCGACCATAGGTTGATTGATCAATCGACTTATGAGATCGTAGCAACTGCAAAACGGACCGGAGCTACTGTTTCCGGCCCGATCCCTCTTCCTACTAAGAAAGAGATTTATACGGTTCTGCGTTCTCCGCACGTGAACAAAAAATCTAGAGAGCAGTTTGAATTAAAAACACACAAACGGCTCATCGATATTCTGGATACAAACGAAGACACTGTAGAAGCTCTTATGAAACTTCAGCTTCCTGCAGGGGTATCCGTAGATATCAAATCCTGA
- the rplC gene encoding 50S ribosomal protein L3: MAKGLIGKKVGMSQIFDEQGNIIPVTVLEVGPCAVSQVKSVENDGYEAIQLAFQDIKEFQISKAEKTHLAKASLGPKKVLREFRDFGDTPVAGGVLKIQDVFAVSDVVKVTGISKGRGYQGVVKRHGHAGGPGAHGSRFHRHPGSMGANSTPSRVFKGVKLPGRTGSQKTTVRNLKVVRINEEKNLLFVSGAVPGTANTVITIEKI, translated from the coding sequence ATGGCAAAGGGATTAATCGGTAAAAAAGTTGGAATGTCTCAGATCTTTGACGAACAGGGAAACATCATTCCTGTAACCGTGTTGGAAGTCGGTCCCTGTGCCGTTTCTCAAGTCAAATCTGTTGAAAACGACGGATACGAAGCAATTCAATTAGCATTCCAAGATATAAAAGAATTTCAGATCTCAAAGGCTGAAAAAACCCATCTCGCAAAAGCGAGTCTAGGTCCAAAGAAGGTTTTGAGAGAATTTCGAGATTTCGGAGATACCCCTGTAGCAGGTGGCGTTCTGAAAATTCAGGATGTTTTTGCTGTTTCTGATGTAGTAAAAGTTACCGGAATTAGCAAAGGAAGAGGATACCAAGGGGTTGTAAAACGCCACGGACACGCTGGCGGGCCGGGTGCTCACGGTTCTCGTTTCCACAGACATCCAGGTTCCATGGGAGCAAACTCTACACCTTCTCGGGTTTTTAAAGGCGTTAAGCTTCCCGGAAGAACCGGCTCCCAAAAAACTACAGTCCGGAATTTGAAAGTAGTCCGGATTAACGAAGAAAAGAATTTATTGTTTGTAAGCGGGGCGGTGCCCGGTACGGCAAATACGGTCATCACGATCGAAAAGATCTAA
- the rplD gene encoding 50S ribosomal protein L4: protein MKAQKYSKEGQLISEIELPSALFESKLSVASIYEAIKSENANLRSGNHATKTRSEVRGGGKKPWSQKGTGRARQGSTRAPHWVGGGTVHGPQKRDYSYKVSSKLKHRAVLSILGKKAQASAVKVLEDLDPKEYNTKAFDSIFKNMNLKNTGVIGLLVQGENDFLKKSVRNIPTVKYINSKRISCRDILYNRNLVITEAALNEMLTQYGAKK from the coding sequence ATGAAAGCACAGAAGTATTCTAAAGAAGGACAACTCATTTCTGAAATCGAACTTCCTTCCGCACTTTTTGAAAGCAAACTCAGCGTAGCTTCCATTTACGAAGCGATTAAATCTGAGAATGCGAATCTGCGTTCAGGTAACCACGCAACGAAAACCAGATCGGAAGTTCGCGGTGGTGGTAAAAAGCCTTGGTCTCAAAAAGGGACCGGACGTGCTAGACAAGGTTCCACTCGCGCTCCTCATTGGGTTGGTGGGGGAACGGTTCACGGTCCTCAAAAAAGAGACTATTCTTACAAGGTTTCTTCTAAACTCAAACACAGAGCTGTACTTTCTATTTTAGGAAAAAAGGCACAAGCTTCTGCCGTGAAAGTGCTCGAGGATCTGGATCCAAAAGAATATAATACGAAGGCATTTGATTCTATATTCAAAAATATGAATTTAAAAAATACCGGAGTAATTGGACTTTTAGTTCAAGGTGAGAATGATTTTCTTAAAAAATCCGTTCGAAATATTCCTACCGTGAAATATATTAATTCCAAAAGAATCTCCTGTAGAGACATTCTATATAACCGCAATTTGGTGATCACCGAAGCCGCTTTGAATGAGATGCTTACTCAGTATGGAGCAAAGAAATGA
- the tuf gene encoding elongation factor Tu, giving the protein MAKEKFDRSKPHLNVGTIGHVDHGKTTLTAAITTTLAKAIGGKNKAVAYDQIDNAPEEKARGITIATSHQEYETANRHYAHVDCPGHADYVKNMITGAAQMDAAILVVSATDGPMPQTKEHILLARQVGVPYVIVFINKADALAADERAEMIEMVEMDVRELLNKYNFPGDTTPIVHGSAVKALEGDESEIGMPAILKLMEALDTFVPNPKRVTDKPFLMPVEDVFSITGRGTVATGRVEQGVLKVNDEVEIIGIRPTTKTVVTGIEMFRKLLDQAEAGDNIGALLRGTKKEDIERGQVLAKPGSITPHKKFAAEVYVLTKDEGGRHTPFINNYRPQFYFRTTDVTGVCNLPNGVEMVMPGDNVSLTVELISPIAMDKGLKFAIREGGRTIGSGVVAEITE; this is encoded by the coding sequence ATTGGTCACGTAGATCACGGTAAAACAACCCTGACGGCAGCAATTACTACTACACTTGCAAAAGCGATTGGTGGTAAAAACAAGGCCGTTGCTTATGACCAAATTGATAACGCTCCGGAAGAAAAAGCTCGTGGAATCACCATTGCTACTTCTCACCAAGAATATGAAACTGCAAATCGTCACTACGCACACGTAGACTGTCCTGGTCACGCAGACTATGTAAAAAACATGATCACTGGTGCGGCTCAGATGGACGCGGCGATTCTCGTAGTATCCGCGACTGACGGACCAATGCCACAGACAAAAGAACATATCCTTCTTGCTCGTCAGGTAGGTGTTCCTTATGTGATCGTATTCATCAATAAAGCAGATGCGCTTGCTGCTGATGAAAGAGCTGAAATGATCGAAATGGTTGAGATGGACGTTCGTGAGCTTCTCAACAAGTATAACTTCCCAGGAGATACAACTCCTATCGTTCATGGTTCTGCAGTAAAAGCACTTGAAGGCGATGAATCTGAAATCGGGATGCCTGCGATTCTCAAATTGATGGAAGCTCTGGATACTTTCGTTCCAAATCCAAAACGTGTAACCGATAAACCTTTCCTTATGCCAGTAGAAGACGTTTTCTCGATCACAGGTCGTGGAACCGTTGCAACAGGAAGAGTGGAACAAGGTGTTCTGAAAGTAAACGATGAAGTGGAAATCATCGGAATTCGTCCGACTACTAAAACGGTCGTTACCGGTATTGAAATGTTCAGAAAACTTCTCGATCAAGCGGAAGCTGGTGACAACATAGGTGCTCTTCTTCGTGGAACTAAAAAAGAAGATATCGAAAGAGGACAAGTTCTCGCAAAGCCGGGCTCTATTACTCCTCACAAAAAGTTTGCCGCTGAGGTTTACGTATTAACTAAGGATGAAGGTGGACGTCATACTCCATTCATCAATAACTACCGTCCTCAGTTCTATTTCAGAACAACTGACGTTACCGGAGTTTGTAACCTTCCTAACGGTGTTGAAATGGTTATGCCTGGTGATAACGTTTCTCTGACGGTTGAATTGATTAGCCCGATCGCAATGGACAAAGGTCTCAAGTTCGCAATTCGCGAAGGCGGAAGAACCATCGGATCCGGCGTTGTCGCGGAAATCACCGAGTAA